A stretch of the Musa acuminata AAA Group cultivar baxijiao chromosome BXJ2-7, Cavendish_Baxijiao_AAA, whole genome shotgun sequence genome encodes the following:
- the LOC135616568 gene encoding E3 ubiquitin-protein ligase RDUF2-like has product MSSAATPPAQATDDGGAVPLPPPPPAPPNYWCHECDMSVALLSYTSSSSSAALFCPNCHGDFLEVMDHHHNSHSQNPSPLPCPPPPPGPPSLSLTLSDTDSDDIDEADADDRRLASAASAQSYLRRIMDHLAAADDPPPPVPAARRGPSPAPAASIYALPTVRISEPASSLPACAICKDEFPLDSTARRLPCSHLYHSDCIVPWLSLHNSCPVCRSRLPSSSSSSDGSNALNRPTQFSAQLERLLEEDDSPALTLLRQIGRRWHMAASDQPSALETSPTQMAQLGAGPANSGETVSSEWPVELSEASVGGRVDDEGDTMISASRENYFFD; this is encoded by the coding sequence ATGTCTTCCGCCGCCACTCCACCTGCCCAAGCCACCGACGACGGCGGCGCAGTTCcacttcctcctccgcctcctgcaCCACCGAACTATTGGTGCCACGAGTGCGACATGAGCGTCGCCCTACTTTCTTatacttcttcttcctcctccgccgcccTTTTCTGCCCCAACTGCCATGGCGACTTCCTTGAAGTGATGGACCACCACCACAACAGCCACAGCCAAAACCCTTCCCCCCTTCCttgccctcctcctccgcctggtCCCCCATCCCTGTCCCTTACCCTCTCTGACACCGATTCAGATGACATCGATGAGGCCGACGCCGACGACCGCCGCCTCGCCTCTGCTGCCTCCGCCCAGTCCTACCTCCGCCGCATAATGGATCACCTTGCCGCGGCCGATGACCCCCCGCCACCGGTCCCAGCCGCCCGCCGTGGCCCTTCTCCAGCCCCGGCCGCCTCCATCTACGCCCTCCCCACGGTCCGCATCTCCGAACCCGCCTCCTCCCTCCCAGCGTGCGCCATCTGCAAGGACGAGTTCCCCCTTGATTCCACTGCCCGACGGCTTCCCTGCTCCCACCTCTACCACTCCGACTGCATCGTCCCTTGGCTCTCCCTCCATAACTCCTGCCCTGTCTGCCGCTCCCGTCTTCCCTCTTCATCGTCCTCATCGGACGGGTCCAACGCCCTGAATCGCCCGACCCAGTTCTCAGCCCAGCTCGAACGCTTGTTGGAGGAGGATGATAGCCCGGCTTTGACACTTCTGCGGCAAATTGGGAGACGGTGGCACATGGCGGCTTCAGATCAGCCTTCGGCCTTGGAGACATCGCCGACACAGATGGCGCAGCTGGGGGCTGGACCAGCTAACAGTGGGGAGACTGTGTCGTCGGAGTGGCCTGTGGAACTCAGTGAAGCGTCTGTTGGAGGAAGGGTGGATGATGAAGGGGACACGATGATTTCTGCGAGTAGGGAGAACTACTTTTTTGATTGA
- the LOC135616140 gene encoding putative clathrin assembly protein At1g25240, whose protein sequence is MTSPGEWWRRVTAAAKDKKSLCLTTMTKARGDHLAGGPRRAEVEAEVIRATTHDERSVDYKSARRVFGWANAAPSSFLNPTMWIIARRAERTRSWAVALKSLLLAHGLLRCSDDAPPTARLGRLPFDLSDFRDRSSSSSGFSAFVCAYFRFLDYRSHFYAQKPVKGATFTTIPAARPSDEEETEPDADLSELERLQALLDHQLQIRPYADGMRVRLILEAMDWVAIEIFEVYSSICDRISHFLAGIVGSKSSKTTRSPASEDRKRRGTLGLRVLRRAAAQNSQIAAYFDLCRSLGVLNAAEPPAVQSISEEDMAELEQLLVDDFPVTEAEEEAEAGEREDKEAGGDSGTVITRSWVVFDEGEAHSAKEEMEGHFWNPDLCCSPEPSSVWASVVKPRRGGLRKGKADSIELIGLIYP, encoded by the coding sequence ATGACGTCGCCGGGCGAGTGGTGGCGTCGCGTGACGGCGGCCGCTAAGGATAAAAAGAGCCTCTGTTTGACGACGATGACCAAGGCCCGCGGCGACCACCTCGCCGGTGGTCCACGAAGGGCGGAGGTGGAGGCGGAGGTGATCCGGGCCACGACCCACGACGAGCGCTCAGTGGATTACAAGAGCGCGCGGCGCGTCTTCGGGTGGGCGAACGCCGCCCCCTCCTCGTTCCTAAACCCGACGATGTGGATTATCGCCCGCCGAGCCGAACGCACCCGCTCCTGGGCAGTGGCTCTCAAGTCGCTCCTTCTTGCCCACGGCCTTCTCCGGTGCTCCGACGACGCGCCGCCCACAGCTCGCCTCGGTCGCCTCCCGTTCGACCTCTCGGACTTCCGCGACCGCTCGTCTTCCTCCTCCGGCTTCTCCGCCTTCGTCTGCGCCTACTTCCGCTTCCTCGATTACCGCTCCCATTTCTACGCCCAAAAGCCCGTCAAAGGCGCCACCTTTACGACCATCCCTGCTGCCAGACCAAGTGACGAGGAGGAGACGGAGCCCGACGCCGACCTCTCGGAGCTAGAGCGCCTCCAGGCCCTCCTCGACCACCAGTTGCAGATCCGTCCATACGCAGACGGCATGCGCGTGAGGCTCATCCTCGAGGCCATGGACTGGGTAGCGATCGAAATCTTCGAGGTCTACAGCAGCATCTGCGACCGAATCTCTCACTTCCTCGCGGGCATCGTCGGCTCCAAGTCCTCCAAGACCACTCGGAGTCCAGCATCGGAAGACAGGAAACGAAGGGGAACGCTTGGACTGAGGGTGCTGCGGCGGGCGGCGGCGCAAAACTCGCAGATCGCGGCCTACTTCGATCTCTGCCGCTCGCTCGGGGTCCTCAACGCGGCGGAGCCCCCTGCGGTGCAGTCCATCTCCGAGGAGGACATGGCCGAACTAGAGCAGCTGCTCGTCGACGACTTTCCAGTTACAGAGGCAGAAGAGGAGGCGGAGGCAGGAGAACGAGAAGACAAGGAAGCAGGGGGCGATTCCGGAACCGTGATCACCAGAAGCTGGGTTGTCTTCGACGAGGGAGAGGCGCATTCCGCGAAAGAGGAGATGGAGGGGCATTTCTGGAACCCTGACCTTTGTTGTTCTCCGGAGCCGTCATCTGTGTGGGCTTCGGTAGTCAAACCCCGACGTGGCGGCCTAAGGAAGGGGAAGGCCGATTCAATCGAGCTGATCGGACTGATATACCCCTGA
- the LOC103991135 gene encoding type IV inositol polyphosphate 5-phosphatase 9 translates to MALLDGATYGQMDTFKYKVFVSTWNVGGISPTDDLNLEDWLDTDRSSYDIYVLGFQEIVPLCARNVLGPEKSKISTKWNSLIGTTLNKSEPARYQVYHVEEGGYRGVSNRRKFRCIMSKQMVGIFVTLWVRDDLCNYISYPSVSCIGCGIMGCLRNKGSVSLRFCLHETSFCFVCCHLASGGKQGDEVHRNADFMDILSRTRFGSDSSVDLPTKILNHDRVVLFGDLNYRISMTDGKTRSLVERKEWSVLLDSDQLRFELSEGRAFDGWNEGAITFSPTYKYLPNSDEYCWHAQGRKGEKSRAPAWCDRILWLGEGLKQNRYERCESKLSDHRAVRAVFTAEVDVLKLMNPLDGFFLSHNFDDIVDITRRMEEQI, encoded by the exons ATGGCTTTGCTCGATGGTGCAACCTACGGTCAAATGGACACGTTCAAATACAA AGTGTTTGTCAGCACATGGAACGTGGGAGGGATCTCGCCAACTGATGATCTGAACTTGGAGGACTGGTTGGACACCGATAGAAGCTCTTACGACATCTATGTTCTCGG GTTCCAAGAGATAGTACCACTTTGCGCCAGGAACGTCCTCGGTCCCGAGAAGAGTAAGATCTCCACGAAGTGGAATTCGCTGATAGGAACAACCCTAAACAAGTCTGAACCAGCTCGCTACCAGGTGTACCACGTCGAAGAAGGCGGCTATCGTGGGGTGAGCAATCGCCGAAAGTTCAGATGCATTATGAGCAAGCAAATGGTTGGTATTTTTGTCACACTATGGGTGAGGGATGATCTTTGTAACTACATTAGCTACCCGAGCGTCTCATGCATCGGTTGTGGCATCATGGGATGCCTAAGAAACAAG GGTTCCGTGTCCCTTAGATTTTGTTTGCACGAAACCAGCTTCTGTTTTGTATGCTGCCATTTGGCTTCCGGAGGGAAGCAAGGCGATGAGGTGCATCGCAATGCAGATTTCATGGATATACTGTCGAGGACCCGCTTCGGCAGTGATTCTTCTGTTGATTTGCCTACGAAGATTCTTAATCACGA CCGTGTAGTGTTGTTTGGAGATCTGAACTATAGGATCTCGATGACAGATGGCAAGACGAGGTCACTGGTGGAACGAAAGGAGTGGAGCGTCCTGTTAGATAGCGACCAG CTAAGATTTGAGTTATCTGAGGGACGAGCATTCGATGGTTGGAACGAGGGTGCGATCACATTCTCACCTACTTACAAGTATCTTCCGAACTCTGACGAGTATTGCTGGCATGCTCAGGGAAGGAAAGGCGAAAAGAGTCGTGCTCCTGCATG GTGCGATCGAATACTGTGGCTGGGCGAGGGACTGAAGCAAAACCGATACGAGCGATGCGAGTCGAAGTTATCAGACCACCGAGCGGTGCGAGCAGTCTTCACCGCGGAAGTCGACGTCCTGAAGCTTATGAACCCTTTGGATGGATTCTTTTTGTCGCATAACTTTGATGATATCGTTGATATAACACGTCGAATGGAAGAACAAATTTGA